A genomic segment from Synchiropus splendidus isolate RoL2022-P1 chromosome 18, RoL_Sspl_1.0, whole genome shotgun sequence encodes:
- the pfkfb1 gene encoding 6-phosphofructo-2-kinase/fructose-2,6-bisphosphatase 1 isoform X1, with amino-acid sequence MELQQEHVRLRRCDSAASVPQLCNSPTMIVMVGLPARGKTYISKKLTRYLNWIGVPTKMFNVGQYRRQAVKTYKNFEFFKPDNEEAMRIRKECAAAALKDVTTYFSKEKGQVAVFDATNTTRERRAIIAALAKERGYKVFFVESICEDPDIIAENIKQVKFGSPDYVDRDIDEATADFFQRIECYRSSYVPIDDEKDKKLSYIKIFEVGKRYVVNRVQDHIQSRIVYYLMNIHVTPRSIYLSRHGESELNLQGRIGGDSGLSPRGHEYARALAKFLNSQRILDLKVWTSHMKRTIQTAEALGVQYEQWKALNEIDAGVCEEMTYEEIQLNFPEEFALRDQDKFRYRYPKGESYEDMVHRLEPVIMELERQENILVICHQAVMRCLLAYFLDKPADELPYLRCPLHTVLKLTPIAYGCEVESFFLNIDAVNTHREKPRNVDISRKSEEALQTVPDHI; translated from the exons CCTCGGTGCCTCAGCTATGCAACTCTCCAACCATGATCGTAATGGTGGGACTACCAGCTCGAGGGAAGACCTACATCTCCAAGAAGCTCACTCGCTACCTCAACTGGATCGGAGTTCCCACCAAAA TGTTCAACGTGGGTCAGTACCGAAGGCAGGCGGTGAAGACCTACAAGAACTTTGAGTTCTTCAAACCAGACAACGAGGAGGCCATGAGAATTCGCAA agagtgtgctgctgctgctctcaagGACGTCACCACCTATTTCTCGAAGGAGAAGGGTCAAGTGGCT GTGTTTGACGCCACCAACACCACGAGGGAGAGGCGCGCCATCATCGCCGCGCTGGCCAAAGAACGAGGCTACAAG GTGTTCTTTGTTGAGTCCATCTGTGAGGATCCAGACATCATCGCAGAAAACATCAAG CAAGTGAAGTTCGGGAGTCCAGACTACGTGGACCGGGACATTGATGAAGCCACAGCCGACTTCTTCCAGCGGATTGAGTGTTACAGGTCCAGCTACGTGCCAATCGACGATGAGAAGGACAA GAAGCTGTCCTACATCAAGATCTTTGAGGTGGGCAAACGGTACGTGGTGAACCGCGTCCAGGACCATATCCAGAGCCGGATCGTCTACTACCTGATGAACATCCACGTCACGCCCAGATCCATCTACCTGAGCCGCCACGGAGAGAGCGAGCTCAACCTGCAGGGACGAATCGGAGGAGACTCTGGTCTGTCCCCTCGAGGTCATGAG TACGCCAGGGCTTTGGCAAAGTTCCTGAACAGCCAGAGGATCTTGGACCTGAAGGTCTGGACCAGCCACATGAAGAGGACCATCCAGACGGCAGAAGCTCTGGGAGTCCAGTACGAGCAGTGGAAGGCTCTGAACGAGATTGATGCT ggtgtgtgtgaggagatgACCTATGAGGAGATTCAGCTGAACTTCCCTGAGGAGTTTGCACTCAGAGACCAGGACAAGTTCCGGTATCGATATCCGAAGGGCGAG TCCTATGAAGACATGGTCCACCGTCTGGAGCCGGTCATCATGGAGCTGGAGCGGCAGGAGAACATTCTGGTCATTTGCCACCAGGCGGTGATGCGCTGCCTTCTGGCCTACTTTCTGGACAAACCCGCAG ACGAGCTGCCGTACCTGCGATGCCCTCTCCACACCGTGCTCAAGCTCACTCCCATCGCCTACG GCTGCGAAGTAGAGTCCTTCTTCCTGAACATTGATGCTGTGAACACTCACAGGGAGAAGCCCAGG AACGTGGACATCAGCAGGAAGTCAGAAGAAGCTCTGCAGACGGTTCCTGACCACATCTGA
- the itih6 gene encoding inter-alpha-trypsin inhibitor heavy chain H6 produces MEVKVLLLFITLYLREGLSAYYRAELGSDLRLQRAKRQSKASRPVLKVTDYHVRCTVVSRYAVTNVQSSIWNQLSVTKEAAFQVDLPSSAFISNFTITSGGKVYVAQVKERAAARKIYDAAKKQGKTAGLVATKEREVEKFRVAVSVPPGAQMSFSMTYEDLLPRRLGRYELSVGLRPGQPVQNLTLDISITERTGISFITVLPLKKSRLLSNSSHGGADTPESARVERTSCCARVHYSPSVQQQTSISPKGLDADFVVQYDVELSDLIGDVQLFDGFFVHYFAPRGLPVVPKDVIFVIDVSGSMIGTKIKQTKQAMSTILADLREGDHFNIITFSDKVHTWRKGRTVRATRQNVRDAKDFVKRIMAEGWTNINAALLSAAQLVNPPSSGSSTHLHSRRVPLVIFLTDGEATIGVTAGDTILNNAKKALGSASLFGLAFGDDADFLLLKRLALDNRGVARMVYEDADAVLQLKGFYDEVASPLLSDVQLSYMDDQAYEVTRSLFPNYFQGSELVVAGRVKPGVKDLKVSLSATDSKQRVKVENEVLLLQALGNDTGELLECSAVGLEGISNFVNRLWAYFTIKELLLAKLNSSDPAMQRLLAEKATNLSLKYNFVTPVTSLVVVKPEADIDPTTARPPATTRAPPVKKPHLPSKPRRPPPPTTAKKPPPPPVPSPKTVVATSRKATTASPSSARTAPAPFSGKKPRSDSRAASPPPPAGKVSTSLLSALKTAAPPAPGRLSSSPPQKPAAANTSTSLPTVATGTTGGEDSSTDTPSSLPVLPTLSTSAPDVGGNDTNSSVSEDERIATLLSATYAPMPGVTDGPRLWEAAGLLDVSTSIQIQRKDIDLVKDYDATYDYDYDLNYDEWAESAGTESFVLGSDQDCPSAECPVLLEPPSRLSAQHFSSSVDGDPHFVVQLPKLQQNLCFTVDGVADDVLRLLEDPEKGIIVDGRLAGAPSKHGAENRRRTYFDHLVISAATGSSGEIMVTLSLDAVVVEGEGRDIFTLNQTGSVTRQGVTITVDHHRRCWVELAKSVRFLVLFHYYKHPSYLQMAHLGFYITDGRGLSVSTQGLLGQFQHADMTVTPVKDQQDRLGRGILTRGVLQSGADHLPVSLQDKSLKDSPLKRHSDQCWVVPKAEVERLLGHPYESYVVDRA; encoded by the exons ATGGAGGTCAAAGTCTTGCTGCTTTTCATCACTCTTTACCTGAGAGAGGGATTATCTGCCTATTACAGAGCCGAGCTGGGGTCCGATCTACGGCTGCAG AGAGCAAAGCGCCAAAGTAAAGCCAGTAGACCTGTG CTGAAGGTCACTGACTACCACGTGAGGTGCACAGTGGTGTCGCGCTATGCGGTCACCAATGTCCAGAGTTCAATCTGGAACCAGCTGTCCGTCACCAAGGAAGCTGCCTTCCAGGTGGATCTGCCTTCCTCTGCCTTCATCTCCAACTTCACCAT AACCTCAGGTGGGAAAGTTTACGTGGCCCAGGTGAAAGAGCGAGCAGCTGCCAGGAAAATTTATGATGCCGCAAAGAAGCAAGGAAAAACAGCCGGACTCGTCGCCACCAA agagagggaggtggagaAGTTCAGAGTGGCCGTCAGTGTTCCGCCTGGAGCTCAGATGTCCTTCTCTATGACCTACGAGGACCTGCTGCCTCGTCGACTGGGCCGATATGAGCTCAGCGTGGGTCTGAGGCCCGGCCAACCAGTCCAGAACCTCACCTTAGATATCAGCATCACGGAGCGGACCGGCATCAGTTTCATCACCGTTCTTCCCTTGAAGAAAAGCAGGCTGCTGTCCAACTCGTCTCACG gtggcgctgacACGCCTGAGTCGGCTCGAGTGGAGCGGACCTCTTGCTGTGCTCGTGTCCACTACAGTCCCAGCGTTCAGCAGCAGACCAGCATCTCCCCGAAAGGTCTGGACGCAGACTTTGTTGTTCAGTACGATGTGGAGCTGAGTGACCTCATTGGTGATGTCCAG TTGTTCGACGGCTTTTTCGTGCATTACTTTGCGCCCAGGGGGCTTCCAGTGGTGCCCAAAGACGTGATATTCGTCATCGACGTCAGCGGCTCCATGATCGGCACCAAAATCAAACAG ACCAAGCAGGCGATGAGCACCATCCTGGCAGACCTGAGAGAAGGAGACCACTTCAACATCATCACCTTCTCCGACAAAGTTCATACCTGGAGGAAAGGGCGCACGGTGCGGGCGACTCGCCAGAACGTACGAGACGCCAAAGACTTTGTGAAGAGGATCATGGCCGAAGGAT GGACAAATATCAACGCCGCTCTGCTCTCTGCGGCACAGCTGGTCAACCCTCCGTCCTCCGGTTCTTCCACTCACCTCCACTCCCGTCGAGTCCCGCTGGTGATCTTCCTCACAGACGGGGAGGCCACCATCGGGGTCACGGCCGGGGACACCATCCTCAACAACGCCAAGAAGGCGCTCGGCTCGGCTTCGCTGTTTGGCCTTGCCTTTGGAGACGACGCAGACTTCCTCCTGCTGAAGCGCCTGGCTCTGGATAACCGCGGTGTCGCCCGGATGGTGTATGAGGATGCAGACGCGGTCCTGCAGCTGAAGGGTTTCTACGACGAGGTGGCCAGCCCCCTGCTGTCAGACGTCCAGCTGTCCTACATGGACGATCAGGCCTATGAAGTCACGCGGTCTCTCTTCCCAAACTACTTCCAAGGTTCTGAGCTGGTGGTGGCAGGGAGAGTGAAACCAGGAGTGAAGGACCTGAAGGTGTCGCTGTCTGCTACCGACTCAAAGCAGCGAGTGAAGGTGGAGAACGaggtgctgctgctccaggCGCTGGGGAACGACACAGGGGAGCTGCTAGAGTGTTCAGCGGTCGGTTTGGAAGGGATCTCCAACTTTGTGAATCGACTTTGGGCCTACTTCACCATTAAGGAGCTGCTCCTCGCCAAACTCAACTCCAGCGACCCGGCCATGCAGAGACTGCTGGCGGAGAAGGCCACCAACTTGTCGCTCAAGTACAACTTTGTCACGCCGGTCACGTCTCTCGTGGTGGTCAAGCCTGAAGCAGACATTGATCCCACCACTGCCCGGCCCCCAGCCACGACAAGAGCTCCACCTGTGAAGAAGCCTCACTTGCCCTCGAAGCCAAGAAGACCTCCGCCACCTACCACTGCAAAGAAACCCCCTCCCCCCCCTGTCCCCTCACCCAAAACTGTGGTTGCAACGTCCAGGAAAGCGACCACCGCGAGTCCCAGCTCAGCTAGAACCGCACCGGCACCCTTCTCTGGTAAAAAGCCCAGAAGTGATTCCAGAGCcgcctcacctcctccacctgcggGGAAGGTCTCCACGTCACTTCTGAGTGCTCTGAAGACAGCCGCGCCTCCGGCCCCAGGGagactctcctcctcccctcctcagaAACCAGCCGCTGCTAACACCAGCACCAGTCTGCCCACAGTGGCGACCGGTACCACAGGTGGAGaggacagcagcacagacaccCCTTCATCACTGCCAGTGCTCCCCACCTTGTCCACCTCGGCTCCAGACGTGGGAGGAAACGACACCAACAGCTCTGTCAGTGAGGACGAGCGTATCGCCACCCTGCTGTCGGCCACTTATGCGCCCATGCCCGGAGTGACGGACGGACCCAGACTCTGGGAGGCAGCCGGACTTCTGG ATGTCTCCACCTCCATCCAGATCCAAAGAAAAG ACATCGACCTCGTAAAAG ACTATGACGCTACGTATGACTACGACTACGATCTCAACTACGACGAAT GGGCGGAGTCGGCAGGCACAGAGTCATTCG TGCTTGGCAGTGACCAGGACTGTCCCTCAGCTGAATGTCCTGTGCTTCTAGAACCGCCGTCCAGACTGAGCGCCCAACACTTCTCCTCATCAG tcgATGGAGATCCTCACTTTGTGGTCCAACTGCCAAAGCTGCAACAGAACTTGTGTTTCACAGTGGACGGTGTAGCGGACGACGTGTTGCGCCTCTTGGAGGATCCAGAGAAAG GCATCATCGTGGACGGTCGTCTCGCCGGCGCCCCCTCCAAACATGGTGCAGAGAACCGCCGACGCACCTACTTTGACCACCTGGTCATCTCTGCTGCGACGGGCAGCTCTGGCGAAATCATGGTCACACTCTCTCTGGACGCGGTGGTGGTGGAAGGGGAGGGGCGggacattttcaccctcaaccAAACTGGCTCGGTGACCAGACAAGGAGTGACCATCACCGTGGATCACCACCGTCGCTGCTGGGTCGAGCTGGCCAAGAGCGTGAGATTCCTCGTTCTCTTCCACTACTACAAACACCCCAGCTACCTGCAGATGGCGCACTTGGGCTTCTACATCACTGATGGGCGAGGGCTGTCCGTCTCCACCCAAGGACTTCTGG GTCAGTTTCAACACGCTGACATGACGGTAACTCCGGTGAAGGATCAGCAGGACCGTCTGGGCCGGGGCATCCTCACCCGGGGAGTCCTCCAGTCAGGAGCGGATCATCTGCCGGTCTCTTTACAAGACAAGTCCCTGAAAGACTCACCACTGAAACGACATTCTGACCAGTGCTGGGTAGTTCCGAAAGCAGAGGTGGAGAGACTACTGGGTCATCCGTACGAGAGCTACGTGGTGGATCGAGCGTAG
- the gdi1 gene encoding rab GDP dissociation inhibitor alpha, with protein sequence MDEEYDVIVLGTGLTECILSGIMSVNGKKVLHMDRNPYYGGESSSITPLEELYKRFSLADSPPESMGRGRDWNVDLIPKFLMANGQLVKMLLYTEVTRYLDFKVVEGSYVYKAGKIYKVPSTETEALASNLMGMFEKRRFRKFLVFVANFDENDPKTFEGIDPKTTTMRNVYKKFDLGQDVIDFTGHSLALYRTDDYLDVPCLETINRIKLYSESLARYGKSPYLYPLYGLGELPQGFARLSAIYGGTYMLNKPVDEIVMEGGRVVGVKSEGEVARCKQLICDPSYIPDRVCKAGQVIRVICILSHPIKNTSDANSCQIIIPQNQVNRNSDIYVCMISYAHNVAAQGKYIAIVSTTVETSSPEAEIAPALELLEPIDQKFVAISDLYEPTDDGTESQVFASRSYDATTHFETTCNDIKDIYKRMTGTDFDFENMKRKQNDVFGEDEQ encoded by the exons ATGGACGAGGAATATGATGTGATCGTGCTGGGCACCGGGCTCACG GAATGCATTCTGTCCGGGATCATGTCGGTCAACGGCAAGAAGGTCCTGCACATGGACCGGAACCCGTACTACGGCGGAGAGAGCTCGTCCATCACCCCGCTGGAGGAG CTCTACAAGCGCTTTTCCCTTGCTGACAGCCCACCGGAGTCCATGGGAAGAGGCCGGGACTGGAACGTGGACCTCATCCCCAAATTCCTCATGGCGAACG GTCAGCTGGTGAAGATGCTGCTCTACACAGAGGTCACAAGGTATCTGGACTTCAAGGTCGTGGAGGGAAGTTACGTCTACAAAGCAGGGAAAATCTACAAAGTTCCATCCACCGAGACCGAGGCGCTCGCTTCAA ATCTGATGGGAATGTTCGAGAAACGCCGCTTCCGCAAGTTCTTAGTCTTTGTGGCCAACTTTGACGAGAACGATCCCAAGACCTTCGAGGGCATCGACCCAAAAACCACCACCATGAGGAACGTGTACAAGAAATTTGATCTGGGACAGGATGTCATCGACTTCACTGGCCACTCCCTCGCCCTCTACAGGACAGACGA ctacCTGGACGTCCCGTGCCTGGAAACCATCAACCGCATCAAGCTCTACAGTGAATCTCTGGCTCGCTACGGAAAGAGTCCGTACCTGTACCCGCTGTACGGCCTCGGAGAGCTGCCGCAGGGATTTGCAAG ATTGAGCGCCATCTACGGAGGAACCTACATGCTGAACAAGCCTGTGGACGAGATTGTGATGGAGGGGGGCCGAGTGGTGGGAGTCAAGTCTGAGGGAGAG GTGGCTCGCTGCAAGCAGCTCATCTGCGACCCCAGTTACATCCCCGACCGCGTCTGCAAGGCCGGTCAGGTGATCAGAGTGATCTGCATCCTCAGTCACCCCATCAAGAACACCAGCGACGCCAACTCCTGTCAGATTATCATCCCCCAGAACCAAGTCAACCGCAACTCAG ACATCTACGTGTGTATGATCTCGTACGCGCACAACGTGGCGGCCCAGGGCAAGTACATCGCCATCGTCAGCACCACAGTGGAAACCAGCTCACCAGAGGCTGAGATCGCGCCTGCcttggagctgctggagcccaTCGACCAGAA GTTTGTGGCGATTAGTGACCTTTACGAGCCGACGGACGACGGCACAGAGAGCCAG GTCTTTGCCTCGAGGTCCTACGACGCCACCACCCACTTCGAGACCACCTGCAACGACATAAAGGACATCTACAAGCGCATGACCGGCACCGACTTTGACTTTGAGAACATGAAGCGCAAACAGAACGACGTGTTCGGCGAGGACGAGCAGTGA
- the pfkfb1 gene encoding 6-phosphofructo-2-kinase/fructose-2,6-bisphosphatase 1 isoform X2, with the protein MIVMVGLPARGKTYISKKLTRYLNWIGVPTKMFNVGQYRRQAVKTYKNFEFFKPDNEEAMRIRKECAAAALKDVTTYFSKEKGQVAVFDATNTTRERRAIIAALAKERGYKVFFVESICEDPDIIAENIKQVKFGSPDYVDRDIDEATADFFQRIECYRSSYVPIDDEKDKKLSYIKIFEVGKRYVVNRVQDHIQSRIVYYLMNIHVTPRSIYLSRHGESELNLQGRIGGDSGLSPRGHEYARALAKFLNSQRILDLKVWTSHMKRTIQTAEALGVQYEQWKALNEIDAGVCEEMTYEEIQLNFPEEFALRDQDKFRYRYPKGESYEDMVHRLEPVIMELERQENILVICHQAVMRCLLAYFLDKPADELPYLRCPLHTVLKLTPIAYGCEVESFFLNIDAVNTHREKPRNVDISRKSEEALQTVPDHI; encoded by the exons ATGATCGTAATGGTGGGACTACCAGCTCGAGGGAAGACCTACATCTCCAAGAAGCTCACTCGCTACCTCAACTGGATCGGAGTTCCCACCAAAA TGTTCAACGTGGGTCAGTACCGAAGGCAGGCGGTGAAGACCTACAAGAACTTTGAGTTCTTCAAACCAGACAACGAGGAGGCCATGAGAATTCGCAA agagtgtgctgctgctgctctcaagGACGTCACCACCTATTTCTCGAAGGAGAAGGGTCAAGTGGCT GTGTTTGACGCCACCAACACCACGAGGGAGAGGCGCGCCATCATCGCCGCGCTGGCCAAAGAACGAGGCTACAAG GTGTTCTTTGTTGAGTCCATCTGTGAGGATCCAGACATCATCGCAGAAAACATCAAG CAAGTGAAGTTCGGGAGTCCAGACTACGTGGACCGGGACATTGATGAAGCCACAGCCGACTTCTTCCAGCGGATTGAGTGTTACAGGTCCAGCTACGTGCCAATCGACGATGAGAAGGACAA GAAGCTGTCCTACATCAAGATCTTTGAGGTGGGCAAACGGTACGTGGTGAACCGCGTCCAGGACCATATCCAGAGCCGGATCGTCTACTACCTGATGAACATCCACGTCACGCCCAGATCCATCTACCTGAGCCGCCACGGAGAGAGCGAGCTCAACCTGCAGGGACGAATCGGAGGAGACTCTGGTCTGTCCCCTCGAGGTCATGAG TACGCCAGGGCTTTGGCAAAGTTCCTGAACAGCCAGAGGATCTTGGACCTGAAGGTCTGGACCAGCCACATGAAGAGGACCATCCAGACGGCAGAAGCTCTGGGAGTCCAGTACGAGCAGTGGAAGGCTCTGAACGAGATTGATGCT ggtgtgtgtgaggagatgACCTATGAGGAGATTCAGCTGAACTTCCCTGAGGAGTTTGCACTCAGAGACCAGGACAAGTTCCGGTATCGATATCCGAAGGGCGAG TCCTATGAAGACATGGTCCACCGTCTGGAGCCGGTCATCATGGAGCTGGAGCGGCAGGAGAACATTCTGGTCATTTGCCACCAGGCGGTGATGCGCTGCCTTCTGGCCTACTTTCTGGACAAACCCGCAG ACGAGCTGCCGTACCTGCGATGCCCTCTCCACACCGTGCTCAAGCTCACTCCCATCGCCTACG GCTGCGAAGTAGAGTCCTTCTTCCTGAACATTGATGCTGTGAACACTCACAGGGAGAAGCCCAGG AACGTGGACATCAGCAGGAAGTCAGAAGAAGCTCTGCAGACGGTTCCTGACCACATCTGA